CTTCCGCTTCGCCCGGTCGCACCGCGCCGGCCGCAGACAATCCGGCCGCGGCCAGCGTGTCCAGCGCCCAGCGCAATGCGGCTTCGTTTGTGGCATTGGTCGCTCCGACGGTGAGCACACGGATATCGAGTCCACTGAACAACGGGCTGGCCGCCACCATTTCCACGCCCTTGCGGGTCGTGGCGCTCCCATCGAACGCGATCAGCACGCGTTCGATTTCCGTGTAGCTGCGCGACGCCACCAGCAATGGGCGATGGACTGCACGTACCACGCGTTCCAGTTGGCTGCCCAGGTGTCCCTTGGCGAAATCCGCATGCTCGCCACGCTTGCCAAGGACAAACAGGCGTGCATCGCCTTCCAACTCGATGAGGGTGTCCACCAAGGACCCATGCCGCATCCGCGTCTCCGCCTCGATGCCATGGAAAGCGGCCGCAATCCCCTTGGCCTGTTGCAGCACTAGGCGGCCTCGTTCTTGGCCCAGCTTGCTGCGGGTCTCGTCCAGCAAGGCGAGCCCTTCCAGCAACCTGGGCTGGGCATCCGCTCCGAGGTTCCCACTGAAGTCCGCGGTACTGGCCGCTTCCGGATGGCGGTCAAGCACATGAAGGTATTCCAGCGGGGCTTCCAGTCTGTGCGCTGCCCAAGCGGCGTAATGCGCCACGCTCTCGCTGTAAGCGGATGCGTCGGTGGCGGCCAATACACTGCCGCTGTGATCTATATGGGAGTGTCCAATCTTGTCTGTCATGGTTGCTTCCTCAGTGGCCCATCAGCCGCTCGACGGCGTCGGGCTTGTCGTGGACGCCCAAGCGATCCACCAGCGTCGCACTGGCTTCGTTCATTCCTAGGATTTCGACCTCAGTACCTTCACGCCTGAACTTCACCACAACCGTGTCCAGTGCGCCCACCGCGCTGAGATCCCAGAAGTGGGCACGGCCCACGTCAATTTGAACGCGCTCCAAAGCCTCGCGGAAATCGAAGCTAGCAATGAACTGGTCAGCCGAGGCAAAGAAAACCTGCCCGGTCACGGTGTAGCACCGCAGACGCCCACCTTCTTCAGAAGTGGAGCCGATATGAAGCACCTGGCCTACCTTGCGAGCAAAGAACAGCCCCGAGAGCAGTACGCCGATCAAAACGCCCTTTGCCAGATCATGGGTGGACACCGTCACGATAACTGTGGCGATCATCACCACACTAGAAGTCTTGGGATTTGCCTTAAGTGCCGCCAGTGAACCCCAGTTGAAAGTGCCAATGGAGACCATGATCATTACAGCGACCAGCGCCGCCATGGGAATCAGCTTTACCCAAGGGCCTGCAAATACCACCATCAACAATAGGAATACGCCCGCGGCCAGTGATGAGAGGCGACCACGACCGCCGGACTTAACGTTGATGACAGACTGGCCAATCATGGCGCAACCGGCCATGCCGCCAACAAAGCCGGATGCGATGTTGGCTATGCCCTGACCGACCGCTTCGCGGTTTTTGTTGCTCGGCGTATCGGTCAGATCATCGACGATCTTTGCAGTCATCATCGATTCCAGCAGGCCCACGACCGCCAATGTGGCGGAAACCGGGAAAATGATCTTCAGTGTCTCTAGATTCAAGGGAACATCAGGCAACAAGAACACCGGCAAGCTGTCGGGTAGTTCGCCCATGTCCCCCACGGTGCGGATATCAAGCTTGAGCAGGAGCGCGACTATCGTCAGGACCACGATGGCCACCAGCGGCGAGGGAATGACCTTGGTCACGCGTGGCAACAGATAGATGATGGCCAACCCTGCGGCGACCATCGCATAAACGGTCCAAGGGACGTTGGTTAGCTCGGGGAGCTGCGCCAGGAAAATCAGGATCGCCAGCGCATTGACAAAACCGGTGATGACCGAGCGCGAGACGAAACGCATCAACGCCCCGAGCCTAAACGTGCCAGCCAAGATCTGCAGCATCCCGGTTAGGAGCGTCGCTGCCAACAAATACTGCAGTCCGTGCTCCTTCACCAAGCCAACCATCAGCAGCGCCATGGCCCCGGTAGCTGCCGAGATCATTCCCGGACGACCGCCGGTAAAGGCGATAACCACTGCAATGCAGAATGAGGCGTAGAGGCCCACCTGGGGATCAAGCCCGGCAATAATTGAGAACGCAATGGCCTCAGGAATTAGAGCGAGCGCAACAACTATGCCGGCAAGCAAGTCGCCACGAATATTGCCGAGCCAGTCCTGGCGCAGTCGAGTAAGCGTAGTCAAAACAGAATATCCCTAGTCCCGACTGGTCGTCGGGCCAACAGTGTGATTTACGAAATAACAACCCTAAGCCCGCTTGCGGGCTTGATCCGATGACAGGATTTAGGGCGGCGTAATCACTATGGGCACTGGCTCGGGAGTAGAGTTGGGTCCGCTGTTGTTTGCGGCCGCTGGCTGGAGAGCCTAGCACAATCTGCATAGTTGCGTCGAATGATGGACGATTGGCCGGCCACCTTTGAAACGTGCGTGTTCTGGGCCAGGTGACTATCCTCGATCAGTACATTGATGCCGCCACCCGCGAGAACACTGTGCGCAGCTACGCTTCGGCGTTACGGCACTTTGAGGTCGAGTGGCAAGGACACCTTCCGGCCACCCCAGACAGTGTGGCGCGGTACTTGGCCACCTACGCGCAGACCCTGGCCACCAGCACGCTGCGGCATCGCCTGGCGGCGATCGCTTTTTGGCATCGGGATCACGGATTTGTGGATCCCACCCGCTCGCCACTGGTGCGCAAGGTACTTAAAGGGATTCAGACCCTCCACCCGACCCGGGTCAAGCAGGCTGCGCCACTGCAGATCCGGCGGCTGGTCGAGCTCGATGACTGGCTGGCCGCAGCGATTGCTGCGGCCCATGCCCGGGGCGACGGGGCGGCGGCGCTTCGCCATCAGCGGGATCGCGCGTTGGTGCTGCTCGGATTCTGGCGTGGCTTCCGTGGCGATGAACTGCTGCGTCTGGAAGTGGCCCATCTCACGCTGGTGCCGGGACAGGGGATGACCTGCTTCCTGCCGCGCAGCAAGGGCGATCGCCAAGCGGCCGGCGTTACCCATAAGGTGCCGGCGTTGTCGCGGCTGTGTCCGGTAGAGGCGACCCAAGTGTGGCTGCAGGCGGCAAACGTGCAAGACGGGCCGGTGTTTCGGGCAATCAACCAGTGGGGCCACGTAAGTGCCGAAGGGCTCCATCCCAACAGTTTGGTGCGCCTGCTGCGCTAGTTGCTGGCCAGTGCCGGCTTTGCCGATGCGGGGCTCCACAGCAGCCATTCGCTGCGCCGCGGCTTTGCTAGTTGGGCCAACGATCAGGGCTGGGACATGAAGGCGTTGATGGAGTACGTGGGCTGGCGCGATGTTCAGTCGGCCATGCGTTACCTGGACGGGCGTGACCCGTTCGCCCGGGATCGCATTGAAGCGAGCCTGCCCAGCCCAACCGCGCCAGCTCCGGCGATGGCGCTGCCGGCGCCCGAGGTCAAATCTGCCCTGCAGCTGCTCCTACGCATGGTGCTGACCCCGTTTGCCCGCGCCGGCCGCGGCGCGGCCAAGGCCCGGGGC
This portion of the Stenotrophomonas aracearum genome encodes:
- a CDS encoding SulP family inorganic anion transporter, translating into MTTLTRLRQDWLGNIRGDLLAGIVVALALIPEAIAFSIIAGLDPQVGLYASFCIAVVIAFTGGRPGMISAATGAMALLMVGLVKEHGLQYLLAATLLTGMLQILAGTFRLGALMRFVSRSVITGFVNALAILIFLAQLPELTNVPWTVYAMVAAGLAIIYLLPRVTKVIPSPLVAIVVLTIVALLLKLDIRTVGDMGELPDSLPVFLLPDVPLNLETLKIIFPVSATLAVVGLLESMMTAKIVDDLTDTPSNKNREAVGQGIANIASGFVGGMAGCAMIGQSVINVKSGGRGRLSSLAAGVFLLLMVVFAGPWVKLIPMAALVAVMIMVSIGTFNWGSLAALKANPKTSSVVMIATVIVTVSTHDLAKGVLIGVLLSGLFFARKVGQVLHIGSTSEEGGRLRCYTVTGQVFFASADQFIASFDFREALERVQIDVGRAHFWDLSAVGALDTVVVKFRREGTEVEILGMNEASATLVDRLGVHDKPDAVERLMGH
- a CDS encoding universal stress protein, with product MTDKIGHSHIDHSGSVLAATDASAYSESVAHYAAWAAHRLEAPLEYLHVLDRHPEAASTADFSGNLGADAQPRLLEGLALLDETRSKLGQERGRLVLQQAKGIAAAFHGIEAETRMRHGSLVDTLIELEGDARLFVLGKRGEHADFAKGHLGSQLERVVRAVHRPLLVASRSYTEIERVLIAFDGSATTRKGVEMVAASPLFSGLDIRVLTVGATNATNEAALRWALDTLAAAGLSAAGAVRPGEAEEVIGHYIRDEHVDLLVMGAYGHSRIRQLIVGSTTTTMLRTCRVPVLLLR